The Ovis aries strain OAR_USU_Benz2616 breed Rambouillet chromosome 2, ARS-UI_Ramb_v3.0, whole genome shotgun sequence nucleotide sequence TAGAATTTGTGTCTGAAAAAACTGGTTTGAATTCCTAATCTTGAGAAAGTTAGGTTATTGACTTCACCTATAGAACAGACAGCGAAAGCACCCCTTCCCTCTTGCTCCACCCAGATAAACCATCACTTTTGGAAGAGGTTCGTGTCCTGAAGCAGCAATTTTCCAAGCAGCTGGAGGATGTATCTGAGGGTCTGAAGGACAAGGGTGAGAGGTGGGGCTGGCCCCTGTTCATCACCCAGCCCTTCACTTCCCAGAGACCTGATGAGGCAGAGTCCAATCTGCAGCCCTTTTTGGGCCCTTCCCCTGCCCTTACCTGGGGCACCTAGCCACACTTTCTCCCAGCTATGATTCCTGCTCAcaccccagtccttcccagctctGTCTGCCTCCCCAGCATCTCAGTCTCTCTGCCATTTCACCCTCCTGGGCAGCCTGCAATGAGTCCTGTGGTGAGTATTTTGGGGACCAGGTCtgggtgaggggtgaggggcaCCTGACTCTCTCTAAGGCTCCTACCCATTCTCTCTCACAGACATCCGCTCCACATTGGAGGTAATCAGTTGCACCACATGCCAGAAACACTTCCTGACCTGCCAAGACCCCGATCTCTGCCCAGGTCAGTGGCGAACCAAACTTCTtgccctccagcctccctgcctccactccAGGTCCATTGTCTTTGACTGGAATGTCTTCGTCCTCTGTCTACCCCTGATCCCTTTGtgctccccttcctccctggggAAGGTAGCACCTCCCAGGGTGTCTGGATTCCACATGTCCAGCTTCAGAGCCAAAGAGCCATCTGCCTCTAGGACGTGCTCTCAGGGGGCTTGTCAGGTCCCTAAAGTCAGCGTACCTGGGGACATGTCCAAACCCATTTCAACTCCCCCAAATCTACTCTTCCTTCAAGCCCCCTCTCAGCAAACGTCTCACTCAAGTCCTCAACCTCCTAAACCAGGAGTCTCCCTCCCTTACTCAGAGGATGCAGTCACCAGGTCTTGCTAAAGAATTCTTCAACATGTTACCATATGATCCTTCCAAACACCTCTTCTCAGCTTCACCTCTTACCTGGATTGTGGCAGAATCTCCtaactggcctccctgcctctcctggTCACCTCTCACTCAGCAATTAAAGAACTCTGTCTCTAAAGGAGCCAATCTACCTCTGACACTCCCTGTTATAACTTTCAGTGGCTCCCAGTGGCCCCCAGATAAAGCACACCCACCTGGAGAGGCCTTGCTCGCCTGTACCCTCCCCTATCTTCCCAGACACACAGAGCTGCTGACATGCTGGACAGACAGCTTCATACTTCTGACCTTGAACACTCTgtgtcctctgcctggaacacagtTTGGCTCCTTGAccatctgaactgaactactagTCTTTCAAAGTCCAGCTCAGAATTCCTGTTTCCTAAGAAGCTTTTCATGACTAGCTCCGAGCTAGTTGACCTGGAGCTCACTGACCCTCCCAGTGATCGGTCAGCCCGtgccctgccctgctctgctccCCTGGGACACCACAGCAAactctttggtttctttccctCCTAGAGATCAGGGATCCTGttcaaatcatctctagatttaggtgggcatacagtaggtgctcagtgtcTACAAACAGATGACTGAGTGGgtgaataaaagaaggaaagaacgCAGTCTTCTCTTGGAGCTGAGATAGCCCTGTCTGCTCCCTAATTACTGGCTCTCcctttccccctctccccacagcaTGGACTGGGAAGAACTTCATGTGGGCTATGGGCATCGGCTTTGCTCTGCCCCTGGCGATCCTAGCTGGAGGTGGGTGAGTGCCTGCTCCAAGCCCCATGTCCCCAAGGAAGACATGCCTACAGCTTGACTGACCCATCTCCATCCTGTTTCCTGGCCCAGATGTTACATTTTCTggctcaagaagaagaaaaaggaggaggaggaggaggaggaggaggaggaggaggaggaggcaaaaAAGGTCCTGGGACATCCAGGATCCCCAAGGAGAGAAAGCTGTGTCTGCCTGGGGGTAGAAAGTTTAGAGGCCCCAAGTTTGGTTCCCTGGGCCTGGTTTCCAAAGGAGTGTAGGATCGAGGGCTGGGACTCAGGAAAGCCACCATCAGCCCCCAGTGTGAGCAGACACATCCAGGGCCAGGCACCCGGGACAGAGCAGGAGCAAAGCCTTCAATCTCCAACTGACCCACAAAGTGCTCCCTGCCCATAGCTGTCTATCATCCCTCTGCAGCACCCACCTCTATCCTTCACCACCCTGCTGCCTGACTGCACAGACTGCCAACAATCCCCCTGGCCTTCTGCTCCTGGTAGGGTTTGGCCAGCTGGAGGTCAGAGGCAGAAGCAGGCCTGCTTCTCCTCTCTTGGCAGGGTCCCAGCTGGCCACCTGTCACCTTCAACTGAACAAAGGTCCCAGCTGCTGTCAGGAAGCTCTCTTACCTCTGGGTTCTGGCAACTCTCCCTCTCCCAACCCCTCCAACCTGGGGTGGTAACAGCTCTGAAGTTCTGAGGCCCAGGAAACTGCATTCACTCTTGAGGTTTCTCTACACCCATGCTTTGTAAATGTCTTTTATTAAAACACCCTCCTCATACTCTGATGCACTGTGCCATCCGCTTCCTGCTGGACCCTGCATGAATACAGCCGGCACTATGATCCTCCCCACATGGGCCCACAAAGACTGTCCCACATCCTCAACCTGTTCCCACCAGCCCAACACCCTTCCCTTTCAGGAAGATCTCTCTCCTAGTCCCAGAAGTGGTAACTCCACAGAATCACACTCGCCTCTCCTGATTTCAGCACCAGAGCTGAGGGCAGCAATGGCCTGGGCCCCTTGAGACGTTCCTGTGTC carries:
- the TEX51 gene encoding testis-expressed protein 51 — protein: MLLLLLSCLLPTTNGKNCLQCWQELPALIDYDLQILWGTPGPPAELSQSLHSLFMDNHSSPENSYLGQDHLEEAAGTLFTHIDKAIKKLRDDKPSLLEEVRVLKQQFSKQLEDVSEGLKDKACNESCDIRSTLEVISCTTCQKHFLTCQDPDLCPAWTGKNFMWAMGIGFALPLAILAGGG